In Streptomyces sp. NBC_00683, the DNA window GGGCGGGGGCCCTCCCGCGGGGCGGCGAAGGCGAAGGCGCGCGCCGGTGCGGTGACGAGGACGGAGTGCAACAGGTCCTTCCCGAGGGCCTGTTCCAGCCGGGGACGCAGCCTTCGCAGGAGGTGGGGCATCCCCGGCGTCCCGGGCACGGTGGTGTCGCCACCGAGCAGCAACCGGCCGCCGAAGCCGGCATCGGCGAGCTCCGCGAGCTGCTCCGGCAGCCGCCAGTCCGTGGCGTGGTTGGCTCGTGAAGGGCCGTCGAACGCCAGGAACGCACCCGCCCGCGCGGCCTCGCGCTGCACCACACCGTCGGGGAACCGGCCCAGGTGGCCGAGGACCACACACCCCGGATCCACCCCCAACTCCCCGCACAGCAGGTCCAGTACATCCAGCGCACCCGTCCCCAGCTCCAGATGCACGGCGATCGGCGCGCCGGTCCGGTGATGGGCCCCTGCCGCAGCTGCCATGGTGAGCCGGGCGTGGGCGTCGATGCCGTGGAACGATCCGGCCACCTTGATCAGCCCCGCCCGCACGCCCGTACCGCCGATGCCCTCGGTGAGTTCCCGGACGAACAGGGCCTCCAGCTCCGGCAGAATCCGGCCGAGCAACTCCTCGGGGTAATGGGCGGCTTGATGGAGCCCGGTGGCCGCGACCACCTCGACCCCGGTCGAGCAGGACAGGGCAACGAGGTCCCCGGGCCTCCTGCCCATCCCGTACGGAGTCCACTGCACCACCGACCGGCCCCCGAGCCCGTGGAAGCCGCGCAGCAGCTCCTGGGCCCGTCCGGGATCGTCCAGCTCCTGGCCGGGCAGCAGCGGGGTGCGGAGGAAGAGATGGTCGTGTGCGTCGCAGACACCCAGGTCCTCGGCGGGGATGTCGCCGAGGACGGTGCGGACCCGGGTCACCACTGCCTGTCCCGCCCCAACCGGTCGCGTTCCGGCGCCGACACGTGCAGCACCTCGAAATGGTCACCGGGGGCCGCGGCGGGCTCCTGCTCCCAGAGGGTGAAGTGGAGCAGCTGCCAGCGGCGCGGATCCACTGCCAGTGCCGTGGCGACGACCCCGGGAGACGCGGCCCGCAGGCGGGCTTCCTCCAGCGCGGCGTCGACCGCCCCGGCGGGCCGCTCCGTGTCCGCTACCGGCACTCGGCGGCGGACCGCCGCCCGGGCGGGGGCGCCCGCGGCAGGCCCGTCCAGGTACGCGAGCCCCGTCCAGTGCTGCACCTCGGGGCGGCCGAAGTCATCGACGATGCCCTGGAATCCGGGGCCCCAGAGAAAGGCGTTCATCCCCTCGGGGGCCGACCACAGGTACAGCGGGGCGTACTGGTTGACCGGTGACGCCCCGCCGCGTTCCCGGATCAGATACGCCTTGAGGCCGAGGCCGGGGAACGCGTCGAGGAGGTGCCCCCTCGTCGCGACGCGACTGCGGATGATCTCCATGTTGTAGTCCGCGGGCAGGGTGATCTCGTACTGCATGGCGTGCATGGGTAACTCCTCGAGCAGGGAACCGACTTCGCGGTTCAGGCCGACGGGGTGCGTGCGGCGAGCAGGGAGAGCAGCCCCGTGACCGCCGAGTCGAAGGCGGCGCCCGACCCGGAGGCGCGAGCCAGGACGTAGCCGCCCTGGACGGTCGCCACGATGGCCGCCGCGATCTCGCCCGCAACGAGACCCGGTGCGAACTCGCCCTTGTCCAGGCCCTCCTGTACGACCTCGGTGAGCCGGCCCCGCAGCCATGCCAGCGTCTTGTCCACCGGCGCGCGCAGCTCGTCGCTCGCCACGACATCCGGATCCATCGTCAGCCGCCCCACCGGGCAGCCCCGCAGCACCTCGCGCTCGCGCAGCAGATAGCCGGAGATCCGCTCGTACGCCGGTCCGGGCCCGTCCAGCACGCGCCCAGCGGCCTCCCGCATCTGCGCCGAGGTGCGGTCGATGGCCGCGAGCGCCAGATCCGGCTTGCCGGCGAAGTGGTGGTACATGCTGCCCTGGCCCGCACCCGCCCTCTGCTGGATGGCCTTGGGGCTCGTGCCCACGTAGCCGCGCTCCCAGAGGAGCTCCTGGGTGGCCTCGATCAGACGGTCCGGAGTGCTCATCCCTCCACTGTACATACCAGTAGGTACAGAATCCCGCGCGGCCCGGACCGATGCCGGGAGCAGACGCGCGGGCGCCACGTACTCCCACGGGGGTACGCGCACTGCCGCTGGCCGTACGACGCCCCGGACCCCCTCCCGGAGACAGGCTCGTAAGCGACAGAAGAACGCGAACGAACCCTTGACCCGAGGGAGCTGACCGAGATGAACACCCTGGCCCACTCCGGCGGACCCGGACCCTGGATCCTCCTCTTCCCGATCATCTGGGCGGCCGTCGTCGTCGGCGTCGTCACCCTGCTGCGCCGCACCGTCTGGCGTGGCCGCCGCGGCCCGTGGCAGTCCCGCGGCGTCCGCCGGGGCAGCACCGGCGAGCACTCGCCGATCGACCTCCTCGGCAGGCGGTTCGCCGCAGGTGAGATCGACGAGGACGAGTACTGGCGCCGGCTCTCCGTCCTGGACGAGCCCTTCGGACGCTTCGACAAGGACGGACCGGCATGACCACCGCCGACACCACCACCGGCAGCACCGCAGCCGCCCGGGTCGCCGACGCCGTGAAGGTCTACGGCACAGGCGACACCGAGGTCAGGGCCCTGGACGGAGTGAGCGTCGGCTTCCCGGCCGGCCGCTTCACCGCGATCATGGGGCCCTCCGGCTCCGGCAAATCGACCCTGATGCACTGCGCCGCCGGTCTCGACACCCTGACCTCCGGATCCGCCTTCATCGGCGACACCGAGCTGGGGGCACTCGACGACCGCAGGCTCACCCTGCTGCGCCGCAGGCGCATCGGATTCGTCTTCCAGGCCTTCAACCTCATCCCGACGCTCACCGTCGCCGAGAACATCACGCTCCCCCTCGACCTGGCGGGGGAGCGCGGCGACCGTGAGTGGATCGACGCACTCGTCGACACCGTCGGGCTGCGGGACCGGCTGCGCCACCGGCCGAGCGAGCTCTCCGGCGGTCAGCAGCAACGCGTCGCCGTGGCCCGCGCCTTCGCGGGCAGCCCCGATGTCGTGTTCGCCGACGAACCGACCGGCAACCTCGACTCCCGGGCGGGCGAAGAGGTGCTGCGGCTCCTCGGCGGCACCGTACGCCGGACCGGCCGTACCGTCGTGATGGTCACCCACGATCCGGTCGCGGCCGCGCACGCCGACGAGGTCGTCTTCCTCGCGGACGGCAGGCTCGTCGACCGGATGCAGAGCCCGACGGCGGAACGCGTCCTCGACCGCCTCAAGGCCTTCGACACCGCGGCCCGCACACCGGCGGTGGCGCCATGACCAGCACCCGCGCCTCGCTGCGCCTCAGCCTCTCCTCCCTGCGCGCCCACAAGCGGCGCTTCATGGGCACCTTCACCGCCGTACTGCTCGGTGTCGCCTTCCTCGCCGGAACCCTCGTCATGGGCGACACCCTGCGGGCAGGCTTCGACACCATGTTCGGCAACGCCGCACAGGGCACGGACGTGGTCGTCCGCAGCACCGACGTGGTCACCGTCCCCGGCGAGGCCCAGGGCACCCGGCAGCCCGTCGCCGCCGATCTGGTCCGCAGGATCGAACAGGTACCGGGTGTCGCCGCGGCCGCTCCGAAGATCGAGGGGGCGGGGCAGCTCCTGGGCGCCGACGGCGAACCCATCGGCGGCCAGGGCCCGCCCACCCTCGCCGGGAACTGGATCGCCGATCCCGAGCTCAACCCGTACCGTCTCGCCGACGGACGGGCACCGTCCGCACCCGGCGAGGTCGTCGTCAACCGCGGCACCGCCGAGCGGGGCGGCCTGAAGATCGGCGACACCACCGTCCTGCGCACCCCCGACCCGGTCCGCGTCACCGTCGTAGGCCTGGCCACCTTCGGCGGGGAGGACGGCATGGCCCAGGTCACCTACACGGGCCTGACCCGGGCCGACGCCGAGAAGTACCTCACCCCGAAGCCCGGTGAGGCGGCGAGCATCCAGGTGCGGGCGGGGCCCGGCACCGGTCAGCAGGAACTGGTGGACGCGCTCACGCCCGAGCTCCCGGAAGGCACCGAAGCCATCACCGGCGACGCCTCGGCCGCCGAGAACCAGGACATGATCTCCGGCGCGTTCCTGAGCCTGTTCACCACGCTGCTGCTGGTGTTCTCCGGCATCGTGCTGCTGGTCGCCACCTTCTCCATCCACAACACCTTCGCGATCGTCGTCGCCCAGCGGACGCGGGAGAACGCCCTGCTGAGGGCGCTCGGCGCCGCCCGGCGCCAGGTCGTCGGAGCCACCCTCGTCGAGGCCTTCGCCGTCGGGACGGCCGCCTCCGTC includes these proteins:
- a CDS encoding phosphotriesterase family protein yields the protein MVTRVRTVLGDIPAEDLGVCDAHDHLFLRTPLLPGQELDDPGRAQELLRGFHGLGGRSVVQWTPYGMGRRPGDLVALSCSTGVEVVAATGLHQAAHYPEELLGRILPELEALFVRELTEGIGGTGVRAGLIKVAGSFHGIDAHARLTMAAAAGAHHRTGAPIAVHLELGTGALDVLDLLCGELGVDPGCVVLGHLGRFPDGVVQREAARAGAFLAFDGPSRANHATDWRLPEQLAELADAGFGGRLLLGGDTTVPGTPGMPHLLRRLRPRLEQALGKDLLHSVLVTAPARAFAFAAPREGPRP
- a CDS encoding DUF4865 family protein — encoded protein: MHAMQYEITLPADYNMEIIRSRVATRGHLLDAFPGLGLKAYLIRERGGASPVNQYAPLYLWSAPEGMNAFLWGPGFQGIVDDFGRPEVQHWTGLAYLDGPAAGAPARAAVRRRVPVADTERPAGAVDAALEEARLRAASPGVVATALAVDPRRWQLLHFTLWEQEPAAAPGDHFEVLHVSAPERDRLGRDRQW
- a CDS encoding TetR/AcrR family transcriptional regulator; this encodes MSTPDRLIEATQELLWERGYVGTSPKAIQQRAGAGQGSMYHHFAGKPDLALAAIDRTSAQMREAAGRVLDGPGPAYERISGYLLREREVLRGCPVGRLTMDPDVVASDELRAPVDKTLAWLRGRLTEVVQEGLDKGEFAPGLVAGEIAAAIVATVQGGYVLARASGSGAAFDSAVTGLLSLLAARTPSA
- a CDS encoding SHOCT domain-containing protein, whose amino-acid sequence is MNTLAHSGGPGPWILLFPIIWAAVVVGVVTLLRRTVWRGRRGPWQSRGVRRGSTGEHSPIDLLGRRFAAGEIDEDEYWRRLSVLDEPFGRFDKDGPA
- a CDS encoding ABC transporter ATP-binding protein, whose product is MTTADTTTGSTAAARVADAVKVYGTGDTEVRALDGVSVGFPAGRFTAIMGPSGSGKSTLMHCAAGLDTLTSGSAFIGDTELGALDDRRLTLLRRRRIGFVFQAFNLIPTLTVAENITLPLDLAGERGDREWIDALVDTVGLRDRLRHRPSELSGGQQQRVAVARAFAGSPDVVFADEPTGNLDSRAGEEVLRLLGGTVRRTGRTVVMVTHDPVAAAHADEVVFLADGRLVDRMQSPTAERVLDRLKAFDTAARTPAVAP